GTCAGCCGAGGCGCAATAAGCCGTTTCTCTTTATCCGGGGCCGTTGCGGCCCCGTTTTTATTGGCGTTGTCGTCAGGCGTGGCAGACCTGGTTCTTACCGTTTTTCTTGGCCTGATAGAGCGCCGCATCCGCCTGTTTAATCAGTGCGACCGGCGTGCTGCCGGCATCGCCAGGCGTTTGAACGGCAACGCCGATGCTGACGGTAATCAGGCCCAGCGGGCTGCCTTCGTGGGGGACCTGCAGCTGTCGTACGTGCTCCAGCACCCGCTTGGCGCAGCCCATCGCGCCCGCCAGGTCGGTATCCGGCAGGATGATTGTCAGCTCTTCACCGCCATAGCGTGCGACCAGGTCGCCGACGCGATTGGGCATGGCGTTCAGCAGCCGGCCGATCTGCTGCAGGCAGCGGTCGCCGGCGACGTGGCCGTAGATATCGTTGTACTGTTTGAAATAGTCGATATCCAGGATCAGCAGCGCCAGATTGCGCGCATAGCGTGCGGCATGGTTGCTGTGATTGGCCAGCGCCATATCGAAGCGGCGGCGATTGGCCAGCCCGGTCAGGCCGTCCAGCAGCGCCAGCTCTTCCAGCGTCTGATTCATCTGCGTCAGTTGATCGCGGGTGCGCACCAGTTCTGCTTCCGTCTGCAGGCTGTGATTGATTTGCCGGATCAGCGTAATACCCAGCGCCAGCAAGATCGCCAGCAGTATACCGCCGCCGAGGGCGAACAGGCCGGTGTCCTTGCGCCAGCTGCTCAGCACATCGTGCTTCGACAGCCCGGCGGCGATCACCAGCGGGTAATGCGGTACGCGGGAGTAGCCGTAAATACGCTCCACGCCGTCGAACTGCGACACCAGCGTGGCGTTGCCGAATGCCGAATACGGCAGAATCTGCCGGAACAGTACGCCGAGGGCCACGTTTTTGCCGATACTTTCCGGCGCGTAAGGGCGGCGGTATAAAATGGTGCCGTCCGCCAGCAGCAGGCTGAGCGTATCCTGGCTCTGAAGGGTGAAATCATCGTAAAAGTTGCGGAAATAATCGACATACAGCGTGGCCAGCACCACGCCGGCGAAACTGCCGTCCGGGTTATTGAGCCGGCGTGAGATGGGGATCACCAGATCGTCGGTGGAGCGGCTGCGGATCACTTTACCGATATAGAAATTATTATCATTGTGGTGTTTATGATATTGGAAATAGGCGCGGTCGCCGTTATTGGCGTGGGCGCCGGTCCGGCCGAACGAGGTCACCACCCAGCGCCCCTGTGCGTCAAAGATAAAGCTGCCGTGCAGCTGCGGCGAATTATTGACCTGATCGCGCATCACTTTTTGCAGGCGCCGTTGCTGCGCGGCGCTGAGGCCGTCATGTTCGGCGCGCTCTTTCAGTTCCAGCAGGCCGTTATCCACCTGTTTGAAAGTGTCGTAGGCATGCTGCGCCAGCGAGCGCGCCAGGTTGGAGGCGCCGTTATCCGCGCTTTGCAGGTCGAGCTTGCGGGCATGCCAGCCTTGCCAGATGTTAAATACCAGCAGCGTAACGACGACGATAACTACGAACACGGCGGCCTGAAACAGTAACGGCGAGGTGCTGGATTTCGCTGACTCTGAAGGCGGTTGCGTCATATCATCCTGATTATCGGGTAGTGATTAATACGAGTAAGGCGTTGGGTGACGCTGCGTAGGCACCCACCGGCCAGGCGGGCGCGGAAGAGATAAATTTAGTACAAGTTAACTGATTAATACAGGAAGGGGAGCGGTGTCGGACTACATTATCATTACGCTGTTGACGCTGACGGTTTATTATCCGCTGACGCTGGGGGGACTGGCCGTGATAATGGCAATCGCCGTGCGGCGTCGGCGGTCACCCTATTGGCGGCTGGCGCTGCTGCTGCTGACGCTGCTGTTTGTGCTGTTCGCCATGGCGGCCTACAGCTGGCATCACTCGCGCTGACGCCCGCTGCAGGCCTATGGGCTTATTCCACGTTAATCATCCAGTTGACGCCGAACTGGTCGGTCAGCATGCCGAAACCTTTGGCCCAGAACGTAGGCTGAAAAGGCATGGTGACCGTGCCGCCCTGCGCCAGTTTGTTAAAAATTTCTTTACCTTGCTCCACGCTGCTGGGGTTTAGCGACAGCGAGTAGCCCCGGTGGGCGCTGTTGTCGCCGTCTTCCTGCGGGCAGCCGTCGGAGGCCATCAGCGCGCCGTCGCCGATCAACAGGTGCGCGTGCATCACCGCTTCCGGATTGACCTCCGGCATGTCGTCCTGTTTCGCTTCGGCGGGCAGATCTTTATAGCGCATCAGCATTTCCAGTTTGGCGCCCAGTTGCTCGACGTAAAAATTAATCGCCTGTTCGCAGTTACCGTTAAAGAACAGATAGGGTTGAATCTGCATGGTATGCCCCTCGGATTAGTTCCAGCGTCCACCGCCTGAGGGCGCTGAAAAATGGTTACGCCCGGCAACTGTTGCCGGACGTGATTGATCAGTGTAGCGCCTGGCGACAGGAAGACCGCGCGGGGGATCACGCTCTGCGTATGTGACGTGATTAAACGAAAAAGCGGGACAGTGCATCCCGGTTTTTGCCGATTATCTGCACGAAAAGCCTTCCTATACTCAACGACTCAACAGCACCTTCATTCAAGGAGTTTATGGTTATGGGAAGTCAATCTCTTGATGGCAAAGTAGTACTGATCGCCGGCGGCGCGAAAAACCTGGGCGGGCTGGTGGCGCGCGATCTGGCGCAAAACGGCGCGGCGGCGGTCGTGGTGCATTATAACAGCGACGGCAGCCGCCCGGCGGCGGAAGAGACGCTGGCGGCGGTTAAGGCCGCAGGCGCGCAGGCGATCGCCGTACAGGGCGACCTTTCACGGCCGGCCAACGTCGCCCGGCTGTTTGAAGAGGCGGTCAACGCTTTCGGCAAGGTGGATATTGCGATCAACACCGCCGGGCTGGTGATTAAAAAGCCGATCGCCGAGGTGACCGAGGCGGATTACGACACCAGCTTTGACGTGAATGCCAAAGCGGCGTTCTTCTTTATTCAGCAGGCGGGGAAACACCTGGCGGACAACGGTCGGATTGTCACCATTGTCAGTTCGCTGCTGGCGGCCTATACGCCGTTTTATGCGGTTTATCCCGGCAGTAAGGCGCCGGTAGAGCACTTCACCCGCGCCGCGTCGAAAGAGTTTGGCGAACGGGGAATCAGCGTCAATGCCATCGGGCCGGGTCCTATGGATACGCCGTTCTTCTACGGGCAGGAAAGTGAGGAAGCGGTAGCCTATCACCGCAGCGCGGCGGCATTGAGCAAGTTCTCTAAAACCGGCCTGACCGATATTGAAGATATTGCGCCGATTGTGAAATTCCTGGTGACTGACGGCTGGTGGATCACCGGGCAAACGCTGTTTGCCAACGGCGGCTATACTACCCGGTAATTGACAATATCGTTCAACCTGGTCGCGGCGTCACGCTGCGGCCACAGCATGAGGCGCCGGTGGATAAAATAGGGAGACTGCGGGTATTTATCCAGGTCGCCGAAGTGGGCAGTTTTGTGCGTGCCTCGGAAATAATGCTGATGCCGAAAACCACGGCGTCATCGGCGATCCAGCAGCTGGAACACGAGATGGGCGCCCGGCTGTTCCACCGCACGACGCGGCGGGTGCAGCTGACCAGCGACGGCGAGCGCCTGTTGGAGCGCGCGCGCATCCTGCTCGATGAGATGGCGGCGCTGGATCGGTTGTTCTTGCCGTCGGATGCCTCGATCGGCGGCCGTCTGACGGTGGATGTGCCCAGCCGCATTGCGCGGCGCATTATCGTGCCGGCGCTGCCGGATTTCTTTACCCGCTACCCCGATATCCAACTGTTCCTCAGCGCCAGCGATCGCCATATCGATCTGGTGCAGGAAGGGGTGGACTGCGTGGTGCGGGTGGGGGAACTGCATGACAGCAGTCTGGTCAGCCAGAGCCTGGGGCGGTTGGGCATGATCAACTGTGCCAGCCCGGCATACCTGCAGCAGCAGGGCGTACCGCTGCATACCGATCAGCTGACGGCGCATTGGGCGGTGGGCTATGCCCAGCCGAGCCTGATGACGGCTAGCGTCTGGCAGTGGTGGCAGCATGGGGAACGGATGGAAAAGGCGATCCCCAGCCGGGTGACGGTGAATAATGCGGAGAACTATATCGGCTGCTGTCTGGCAGGGATGGGGCTGATTCAAATCCCGCGTTTTGACGTACAGCACTATCTGGATGACGGACAGTTGGTGGAAGTCTTGCCGCAGGCGCGTGCGCCGGCGATGAACCTTGCGCTGCTGTATCCGCACCGTCGCCAGCGCACGGCGCGTTTCAGCGCCTTTGCCGACTGGTTCGGCCGGCTGATTGCGCCGTTTTGCGAAACGGCGCAATCGGACAACTAGTAGAGGGACGCTTCGCCTGCGGGACGCGTCTTGAAACGGCGATGCAGCCACATATACTGGTCAGGGGCGAGTAAAACCTGCTCCTCTACCACTTTATTCATGTAGGCGGCCGCTTTGGTGTCGTCATCCAGCGGAAAATCGTCCAGCGGCCGCTGAATGATCAGTTCGTAGCCTTTGGCGTGCGGCAGACGGCGCGGCACGAAAGGTACGATGGCCGGCCGGCCCATGCGCGCCAGCAGATAGGTGCCGGTGGTGGTGGCGGCGTTCGGCACCGCGAAAAACGGCACAAACACGCTGCTCTTCCGGCCGTAGTCATGGTCCGGCGCGTACCAGATGATTTCGCCCTGTTTCAGACAGCGAATCATGCCTTTTACGTCCTTGCGGTCGATCATGTATTTGTTGGCGCGCAGGCGGCCCCAGGTCTGTACATACTCCATCAGCTTGTTGTTATGCGGGCGATGCACGCCGATGCCCGGGTTCTGCATGCCGAAAATGCGCGCCCCCAGCTCCAGCGTCAGGAAATGCATGCCGATCAGCAGGACGCCTCTGCCGCCTTCGCGCGCTTTTTGCATATTTTCCATGCCGCTGACGGTAAACCAGCGGGAAATCCGCCAGTCGGGCCAGAACCAGGCCATGCCGACCTCAAACAGGCCCATGCCGACCGACTCAAAGTTGCGGGTCACCAAGGCTTCGCGTTCCGCGGCGGGCATATCGGGGAAACACAGTTCCAGATTACGTCGGGCTATTTTTACCCGGCACGGCATAAAGCGTTTGGCGACTCTGCCGAGCAGATGGCCGAGGCGATAAATAAGCGGGTAGGGGAGAAGAACTAACAGATAGAGTATGCCGAGACCGATCCAAAGCAGCCAGTATCGAGGGCGCAAGAAAGAGCGCTCAAAAGTTGGGCTTAATAACATTTGCTTTCAACTTCCTGCTGTTACGTTTTTTTCTCAAAGATGGATTTGGTGAATGATAATAATATAATTTGAATCAACCGATCGACTTTTTCCCTTTAATGCCATTTCACACCCGGTGTCGGCGTATGTGAAAGTGGCCTGATGATTCAGACGACGTGAAATAGGTAACGCGCTGATTTTTGACTATAGTAATAGAGTGCAAACGCGTCGTTTCGTTGGGCACCCTGTCGCTGCCGGCGGCGTATGCGGGCGGCGGAGCAGGTGAAACATAAGGCGGAAAGACGCGCTCACACGCGGTGTGATGCGGGGCTTCCAGATTATGTTATGCTAAGGAATTGAAATGTTTGTTAAAAATGACAGTAAAGATCGTGTAGAATCGGCATGCGGCAGCGCCAGAGGGTGCGCATGTGAAGTGCGCGCCTGTGTGAAGGACGCTGTCGATTGTTCTTGTCGTTATGTCAAAGACAACCCGTGGGCTGGGGTTGGCGCCGGCGCCGTTGTTGGACTGGTCGTCGGTTTCCTTTTAGGCAAAAAGTAAATAGGGAGAGTACAAATGGGCATCATTTCTTGGATTATTTTTGGTTTAATCGCCGGTATTCTGGCTAAGTGGATTATGCCGGGCAAAGATGGCGGCGGCTTTATCATGACCATCATCCTGGGTATTATCGGTGCAGTTGTCGGCGGTTGGATCAGTACCTTCTTCGGTATGGGCCGCGTCGATGGCTTTAACCTGGGCAGCTTTGTGGTTGCCGTGATCGGTGCCCTGGTGGTGCTTTTTGTCTACAGAAAGATCAGAAGCTAATCCGGTGCTGATCAATGAGGGTCGCCCACGGCGGCCCTTTTTCGTTTTATTACAGGTGACGATCGCCCGGCGCATGGCCGGCGATCTGAGAAGGGGAATACTATGGGTTTGTTAGATGGCGCATTAGGCAATGTTTTAGGCAACGTGCTGGGTAATGCATTGGGTAATGGCGGTAAAGGCGGGATTGATATCGCGGCCATTCTGCAGTGGGTTGAGCAGCAGGGTGGTTTGCAGGCAATCCTGAACAAACTGCAGCAGGGACAGCTGGGCGATATCGTCGGCTCCTGGCTGGGCAACGGTGAAAACCAGTCCATCAGCGGCGATCACGTTCAGCAGGCGTTGGGCAGTGACGCCATTGCGCAACTGGCCGCCAAACTGGGCGTTGACAGCCACCAGGCGTCTGAAACCGTGGCGCAGCTGTTGCCGACGCTGGCGGATAAAGCCTCGCCAAACGGTGAAGTGAAACAGGACGAACTGGCCAACTACGTCGGTAAACTGTTCAGCTAAGCCTCGATGCCCCGGCTTGCCGGGGCATGTTTATCTCCTGCCATCTGCGTCTGCGCCGCAGACGACTTACAGAATTTCCTCGCTTTATACGCAAAATATTCCTTTCACCGCCGCTGGCGGAACCCTGGTGGTTTGTGGCAACCTTTTGGCTGCCGCATAGATGTGTGCGGCAGGTCGGCGCGTAAACCCGCCGACGATTAACTAAAAAGAAGAGGAACGTAGCGTGACAGGGATTATCTCAATACTGACGTGTTTATTGGCCTTGGTGACCATTGCGCCGATTTCAACGCATCCGGCCTGGTGGGTTCGCGTATGGGATTTCCCCCGTTTGCAGATACTGGCGCTGGCGTTATTGACGCTGTTGCTGAATGTGACGCTGCTGCCCTGGTCATCGCCGTGGGTCTGGGGCCTGGCGGTAGTCAATCTGGCCTGTGTGATTTATCAGGCGCGCTGGATTTATCCTTATACGGCGCTGAGCAAGCCGCAGGTGCTGGATTTTACCGGTTATGAGAAAAAGCCGCGCGTGCGCATACTGGTCGCCAATGTGCTGACGCCGAACCGCCATGCGGAAAAGCTGCTGGCGCTGGCGGCGGCGGAGCGGCCGGACGTGCTGGTGGCGGTGGAAACCGACGGCTGGTGGGAGCAACAGCTGGCGCCGCTGGAACAGGATTACCCCTATACGCTGAAATGCCCGCAGGACAACCTGTACGGCATGCACGTCTATTCGCGTCTGCCGCTGAGCGACGCGGAGATTCAGTATCTGGTGGATAAGGAGATTCCGTCGATGCATATGCTGGTGCAGTTGGACAACGGGCCGCAGGTGCGCTTGCACTGCGTACACCCGATGCCGCCCAGCCCGACGGAGAATGATGAATCGGAAGACCGCGATGCAGAACTGGTGCTGGTGGGAAAAAGCGTGGTCGATGCCAAAACGCCGGTGATCGTCACCGGCGATCTGAACGATGTCGCCTGGTCCACCACCACGCGGTTATTCCTGAAAATCAGCGGGCTGCTTGATCCGCGCCGCGGTCGCGGCATGTACAGCACCTTCCATGCCGGCTATCCGTTTTTACGCTGGCCGCTGGACCACGTTTTTCACAGCGATGATTTTGTGCTGGGCAGCCTGCGCCGCCTGCCCTCGATTGGCTCTGACCACTTCCCGATCATGGCCGAACTGGTGTACTCGCCGAAGAAGGGCGCACAGCAAGAGAGCCTGCAGCGGGAGAGCGAGGATGAGGCGCTGG
The nucleotide sequence above comes from Serratia rhizosphaerae. Encoded proteins:
- a CDS encoding YidB family protein, which codes for MGLLDGALGNVLGNVLGNALGNGGKGGIDIAAILQWVEQQGGLQAILNKLQQGQLGDIVGSWLGNGENQSISGDHVQQALGSDAIAQLAAKLGVDSHQASETVAQLLPTLADKASPNGEVKQDELANYVGKLFS
- a CDS encoding LysR family transcriptional regulator — protein: MDKIGRLRVFIQVAEVGSFVRASEIMLMPKTTASSAIQQLEHEMGARLFHRTTRRVQLTSDGERLLERARILLDEMAALDRLFLPSDASIGGRLTVDVPSRIARRIIVPALPDFFTRYPDIQLFLSASDRHIDLVQEGVDCVVRVGELHDSSLVSQSLGRLGMINCASPAYLQQQGVPLHTDQLTAHWAVGYAQPSLMTASVWQWWQHGERMEKAIPSRVTVNNAENYIGCCLAGMGLIQIPRFDVQHYLDDGQLVEVLPQARAPAMNLALLYPHRRQRTARFSAFADWFGRLIAPFCETAQSDN
- a CDS encoding glycine zipper domain-containing protein codes for the protein MFVKNDSKDRVESACGSARGCACEVRACVKDAVDCSCRYVKDNPWAGVGAGAVVGLVVGFLLGKK
- a CDS encoding VOC family protein, producing the protein MQIQPYLFFNGNCEQAINFYVEQLGAKLEMLMRYKDLPAEAKQDDMPEVNPEAVMHAHLLIGDGALMASDGCPQEDGDNSAHRGYSLSLNPSSVEQGKEIFNKLAQGGTVTMPFQPTFWAKGFGMLTDQFGVNWMINVE
- a CDS encoding GlsB/YeaQ/YmgE family stress response membrane protein; amino-acid sequence: MGIISWIIFGLIAGILAKWIMPGKDGGGFIMTIILGIIGAVVGGWISTFFGMGRVDGFNLGSFVVAVIGALVVLFVYRKIRS
- the lpxL gene encoding LpxL/LpxP family Kdo(2)-lipid IV(A) lauroyl/palmitoleoyl acyltransferase, with the protein product MLLSPTFERSFLRPRYWLLWIGLGILYLLVLLPYPLIYRLGHLLGRVAKRFMPCRVKIARRNLELCFPDMPAAEREALVTRNFESVGMGLFEVGMAWFWPDWRISRWFTVSGMENMQKAREGGRGVLLIGMHFLTLELGARIFGMQNPGIGVHRPHNNKLMEYVQTWGRLRANKYMIDRKDVKGMIRCLKQGEIIWYAPDHDYGRKSSVFVPFFAVPNAATTTGTYLLARMGRPAIVPFVPRRLPHAKGYELIIQRPLDDFPLDDDTKAAAYMNKVVEEQVLLAPDQYMWLHRRFKTRPAGEASLY
- a CDS encoding SDR family oxidoreductase, which translates into the protein MGSQSLDGKVVLIAGGAKNLGGLVARDLAQNGAAAVVVHYNSDGSRPAAEETLAAVKAAGAQAIAVQGDLSRPANVARLFEEAVNAFGKVDIAINTAGLVIKKPIAEVTEADYDTSFDVNAKAAFFFIQQAGKHLADNGRIVTIVSSLLAAYTPFYAVYPGSKAPVEHFTRAASKEFGERGISVNAIGPGPMDTPFFYGQESEEAVAYHRSAAALSKFSKTGLTDIEDIAPIVKFLVTDGWWITGQTLFANGGYTTR
- a CDS encoding endonuclease/exonuclease/phosphatase family protein; protein product: MTGIISILTCLLALVTIAPISTHPAWWVRVWDFPRLQILALALLTLLLNVTLLPWSSPWVWGLAVVNLACVIYQARWIYPYTALSKPQVLDFTGYEKKPRVRILVANVLTPNRHAEKLLALAAAERPDVLVAVETDGWWEQQLAPLEQDYPYTLKCPQDNLYGMHVYSRLPLSDAEIQYLVDKEIPSMHMLVQLDNGPQVRLHCVHPMPPSPTENDESEDRDAELVLVGKSVVDAKTPVIVTGDLNDVAWSTTTRLFLKISGLLDPRRGRGMYSTFHAGYPFLRWPLDHVFHSDDFVLGSLRRLPSIGSDHFPIMAELVYSPKKGAQQESLQRESEDEALAQEKLASTDATPADVHAPGA
- a CDS encoding sensor domain-containing diguanylate cyclase, producing the protein MTQPPSESAKSSTSPLLFQAAVFVVIVVVTLLVFNIWQGWHARKLDLQSADNGASNLARSLAQHAYDTFKQVDNGLLELKERAEHDGLSAAQQRRLQKVMRDQVNNSPQLHGSFIFDAQGRWVVTSFGRTGAHANNGDRAYFQYHKHHNDNNFYIGKVIRSRSTDDLVIPISRRLNNPDGSFAGVVLATLYVDYFRNFYDDFTLQSQDTLSLLLADGTILYRRPYAPESIGKNVALGVLFRQILPYSAFGNATLVSQFDGVERIYGYSRVPHYPLVIAAGLSKHDVLSSWRKDTGLFALGGGILLAILLALGITLIRQINHSLQTEAELVRTRDQLTQMNQTLEELALLDGLTGLANRRRFDMALANHSNHAARYARNLALLILDIDYFKQYNDIYGHVAGDRCLQQIGRLLNAMPNRVGDLVARYGGEELTIILPDTDLAGAMGCAKRVLEHVRQLQVPHEGSPLGLITVSIGVAVQTPGDAGSTPVALIKQADAALYQAKKNGKNQVCHA